From Musa acuminata AAA Group cultivar baxijiao chromosome BXJ3-8, Cavendish_Baxijiao_AAA, whole genome shotgun sequence, one genomic window encodes:
- the LOC103993487 gene encoding GTP cyclohydrolase 1: MGALDAGCFEEELENGVGLEEDVAEIGWESGMTDSESESARAIEDAVRVLLQGLGEDPEREGLRRTPHRVAKAFREGTRGYKQKVKDIVQGALFPEAGLETGTGHAGGAGGLVVVRNINLFSYCESCLLPFSIQCHVGYVPSGRRVVGLSKLSRVADVFSKRLQDPQRLANEICSALHNSIKPAGVAVALHCWHIQFPEALPCNSNSTYPSKLDMQGWIQVFVSSSSGVLKEEKSSLWDDFLALLKLKSINIERGDTNLSSASSWCPSRVLETSLCNGHCARSPKNGKTSKTGVTHASMMASVTSILHSLGEDPSRKELVCTPHHYVQWLLNSRSSNLDLRLNGLSKANSCNVVDGNFTCLNEIQSVLNIPFCSQCEHHLLPFHGVVHIGYLDKQEGKCIERSVLQSVVHSFACKLQVQERLTRQIAEAVYSIFNIGVIVVVEAHHLCMISRGIEKVGSNTATIAVLGQFSTDAKAKGLFLQTIADNNASEG, encoded by the exons ATGGGGGCTctcgacgcgggatgcttcgaggaGGAGCTCGAGAATGGGGTCGGGTTGGAGGAGGATGTGGCGGAGATCGGGTGGGAATCGGGGATGACGGACTCCGAGTCTGAGTCGGCTCGGGCGATCGAGGACGCCGTGCGGGTCTTGCTGCAGGGCCTTGGGGAGGACCCCGAGCGCGAGGGCCTCCGGAGGACGCCCCATCGCGTGGCCAAAGCGTTCCGCGAAGGAACCAGAG GTTACAAACAAAAAGTAAAGGACATCGTACAAGGTGCCTTGTTTCCAGAAGCCGGATTGGAGACTGGAACAGGTCATGCTGGAGGAGCTGGTGGGCTAGTGGTGGTTCGGAACATCAATCTGTTCTCATACTGCGAGTCTTGCTTGCTTCCATTCAGTATCCAGTGCCATGTTGGCTATGTGCCATCAGGTCGGCGAGTTGTGGGCCTGAGCAAGCTATCCCGAGTTGCAGATGTGTTCTCTAAGAGGCTTCAAGATCCACAAAGACTGGCAAATGAAATTTGTTCAGCGTTGCACAACAGCATCAAGCCGGCTGGTGTTGCTGTTGCTCTTCACTGTTGGCACATCCAGTTTCCTGAAGCCCTCCCGTGTAATTCCAACTCAACATACCCATCCAAATTGGATATGCAAGGGTGGATACAAGTTTTTGTTTCTTCAAGTTCTGGAGTTTTAAAGGAAGAGAAAAGTTCTTTGTGGGATGACTTTTTGGCACTTCTGAAGTTAAAAAGCATAAACATTGAAAGAGGGGATACAAAcctttcttctgcttcttcttggtGTCCATCACGGGTTCTAGAGACATCTTTGTGCAATGGGCATTGTGCAAGGAGCCCCAAAAATGGTAAGACTTCCAAGACAGGCGTTACACATGCTTCCATGATGGCTTCAGTGACTTCAATTCTCCATTCCCTTGGTGAAGATCCATCACGAAAAGAACTTGTGTGTACCCCACACCACTATGTGCAGTGGCTTTTGAATTCTAGGAGTTCTAACTTGGACTTGAGACTGAATGGTCTTAGTAAAGCGAACTCCTGTAATGTGGTAGATGGAAACTTTACTTGCCTGAACGAGATCCAGTCTGTGTTGAACATCCCTTTTTGCTCACAGTGTGAGCACCATCTCCTGCCATTCCACGGTGTTGTACACATAGGATACTTGGATAAACAAGAAGGTAAATGTATCGAACGATCTGTTTTGCAGTCAGTGGTTCATTCCTTTGCTTGCAAGCTCCAAGTGCAAGAGAGACTAACCAGACAGATAGCTGAAGCAGTTTACTCAATCTTCAATATTGGAGTAATTGTTGTCGTGGAAGCTCACCACCTTTGCATGATATCAAGAGGGATTGAGAAAGTAGGAAGCAACACGGCTACGATTGCAGTTTTGGGCCAATTTTCTACTGATGCAAAAGCCAAGGGTTTGTTTTTGCAGACAATTGCAGATAACAATGCTTCTGAGGGTTAA
- the LOC135646124 gene encoding UDP-glucuronate 4-epimerase 6-like: MASPPDTSKASKLERYNSYLRRRVSSAKLIAASSYILFRFTLLAALLLIFLFLLHSPPLLFSGSHYYSSPHSNHRSLLSSSSAAYGGAAWEQDVRRSATPRRADGLSVLVTGAAGFVGTHCSLALKRRGDGVVGVDNFNAYYDPALKRSRQALLARHGVLVLDADINNVALLAKLFDVVPFSHVLHLAAQAGVRYATRNPQSYVASNVAGLVSLFETAAKHADPQPSIVWASSSSVYGLNTEAPFSELHRTDRPASLYAATKKAGEAIAHTYNHIYGLSITGLRFFTVYGPWGRPDMAYFSFTKSILSGKPITLFRMPDGTAVQRDFTFIEDVVKGCLGALDTAKKSTGVAGGGKKRGPAQLRIYNLGNTSPVPVAKMVSILEDLLRKKAKKNVVTLPQNGDVPFTHANVSLAERDFGYRPTTDLATGLKKFVKWYVEYYGVETTKRINRKRKIAGEERAAASA; the protein is encoded by the coding sequence ATGGCTTCTCCGCCGGACACAAGCAAGGCGTCCAAGCTGGAGCGCTACAACAGTTACCTACGCCGCCGGGTCAGCAGCGCCAAGCTCATCGCTGCCTCATCCTACATCCTCTTCCGCTTCACCCTCCTTGCCGCTCTTCTCcttatcttcctcttcctcctccacagCCCACCTCTCCTCTTCTCCGGCTCCCACTACTACTCCTCCCCTCACTCGAACCACCGCAGCCTCCTCTCCTCATCCTCTGCCGCCTACGGCGGCGCCGCCTGGGAGCAGGACGTCCGCCGCTCTGCCACTCCACGCCGAGCCGACGGCCTCTCCGTCCTCGTCACCGGCGCTGCCGGCTTCGTCGGCACCCACTGCTCGCTCGCGCTGAAGCGGCGTGGCGATGGCGTGGTCGGCGTCGATAACTTCAACGCCTACTACGATCCCGCCCTCAAGCGCTCCCGCCAGGCCCTCCTTGCCCGCCACGGCGTGCTCGTCCTTGACGCCGACATCAACAACGTCGCCCTCCTCGCCAAGCTGTTCGACGTCGTCCCCTTCTCCCACGTCCTCCACCTGGCTGCCCAGGCCGGCGTCCGCTACGCCACACGCAATCCCCAGTCGTACGTGGCCTCCAACGTCGCCGGCCTCGTCTCTCTCTTCGAGACCGCCGCCAAGCACGCCGACCCCCAGCCCTCGATCGTGTGGGCGTCTTCCTCCTCTGTCTATGGCCTCAACACCGAGGCCCCCTTTTCCGAGCTCCACCGGACCGATCGCCCCGCCTCCCTCTACGCCGCCACCAAGAAGGCTGGCGAGGCCATCGCCCATACCTACAACCACATCTATGGCCTCTCCATCACCGGCCTCCGCTTCTTCACCGTCTACGGCCCCTGGGGCCGCCCCGACATGGCCTACTTCTCCTTCACCAAGAGCATCCTCTCCGGTAAGCCCATCACCCTCTTCCGGATGCCCGACGGCACCGCCGTGCAGCGCGACTTCACATTCATCGAGGACGTCGTCAAGGGCTGCCTCGGCGCCCTCGACACCGCCAAGAAGAGCACGGGCGTCGCCGGCGGCGGCAAGAAGCGGGGCCCCGCGCAACTGCGGATATACAACCTCGGCAACACCTCCCCTGTTCCAGTGGCCAAGATGGTAAGCATCTTGGAGGACCTGCTACGGAAGAAAGCCAAGAAGAACGTCGTCACGTTGCCGCAGAACGGCGACGTGCCCTTCACGCACGCCAACGTCAGCTTGGCGGAGAGGGACTTCGGGTATCGGCCGACCACCGACCTCGCCACCGGGCTGAAGAAGTTCGTGAAGTGGTACGTCGAGTACTACGGCGTGGAGACCACCAAGAGGATCAACAGGAAGCGCAAGATCGCCGGAGAGGAGCGAGCGGCAGCGTCGGCCTGA
- the LOC103993484 gene encoding probable glucan endo-1,3-beta-glucosidase A6 isoform X1, giving the protein MILLLLRLLLCFSSPPVKGGSFTRLGVNYGTLGDDLPSAARSVALLQSLGAGAVKIYDANPAILRALAGTGVRVSIMVPNEIVPFLGANASLADAWVADNLAPFYPAVRVRYLLVGNEILSDASLANSTWPFLVPAMANIHRALRARSVCDVKVGTTLAMDALATSFPPSAGAFRADIAGPVMRPLLDFLSRTRSYYFVDAYPYLAWASNPSSIRLDYALFAANSSLSYIDPGSNLTYTNLLDQMFDAVVAAMRRLGFGGVPIAVAETGWPNAGDLDQFGANVHNAATYNRNLARRMAVRPAAGTPARPGAAMPVFVFSLYNEDRKPGPGTERHWGLLYPDGKQVYEVDLSGRRPLESYPPLPPPENDVPYMGKIWCVLDAEGKAAANTTAALAYACGQGTGTCDAIRPGGPCYEPNTLVTHASYAFNSYWQQFRQAGGTCFFDGLAVQTKADPSYGSCKYPSLTK; this is encoded by the exons ATGATCCTCCTTCTCCTTCGCCTCTTGCTCTGCTTCTCCTCTCCCCCGG TCAAAGGTGGGAGCTTTACGAGGCTGGGCGTTAACTATGGCACCCTGGGTGACGACCTCCCCTCCGCCGCCCGTTCCGTTGCCCTCCTCCAGTCTCTCGGCGCCGGCGCCGTGAAGATCTACGACGCGAACCCGGCCATCCTCCGCGCCCTTGCCGGCACTGGCGTTCGCGTCTCAATCATGGTGCCCAACGAGATCGTCCCCTTCCTGGGCGCTAACGCTTCGCTCGCCGACGCTTGGGTGGCCGACAACCTCGCGCCCTTCTACCCTGCCGTCCGCGTCCGATACCTCCTCGTTGGTAACGAGATCCTTTCCGACGCCTCTCTCGCCAACTCCACCTGGCCCTTCCTCGTCCCCGCCATGGCCAACATCCACCGCGCCCTCCGCGCCCGCTCCGTCTGCGACGTGAAGGTCGGCACGACCCTCGCCATGGACGCCCTCGCGACCTCCTTCCCGCCCTCTGCTGGCGCCTTCCGCGCCGACATCGCCGGGCCTGTGATGCGCCCCCTCCTCGACTTCCTCAGCAGGACTCGCTCCTACTACTTCGTCGACGCATACCCGTACCTCGCCTGGGCCTCGAACCCGTCCTCCATCCGCCTCGACTACGCCCTCTTCGCCGCCAACTCGTCCTTGAGCTACATCGATCCGGGGAGCAACCTGACCTACACCAATCTGTTGGACCAGATGTTCGACGCGGTGGTGGCGGCGATGCGCCGGCTAGGGTTCGGAGGCGTCCCGATCGCCGTGGCGGAGACGGGTTGGCCGAACGCCGGAGACCTGGACCAGTTCGGGGCCAACGTCCACAATGCGGCCACCTACAACCGGAACCTCGCCCGGCGGATGGCGGTGCGGCCGGCGGCGGGGACGCCGGCGCGGCCGGGAGCAGCGATGCCGGTGTTCGTCTTCTCGCTGTACAACGAGGACCGGAAGCCGGGGCCAGGGACGGAGCGTCACTGGGGCCTGCTGTACCCCGACGGGAAGCAGGTGTACGAGGTGGACCTCAGCGGGCGGCGGCCGTTGGAGTCGTACCCACCGCTTCCGCCGCCGGAGAACGACGTGCCGTACATGGGGAAGATCTGGTGCGTGTTAGACGCCGAGGGAAAGGCGGCGGCGAACACGACGGCGGCGCTGGCGTACGCGTGCGGGCAGGGAACCGGCACGTGCGACGCCATCCGGCCGGGCGGCCCGTGCTACGAGCCCAACACGCTGGTGACGCACGCGAGCTACGCGTTCAACTCGTACTGGCAACAGTTTCGGCAGGCGGGCGGGACGTGCTTCTTCGACGGGCTCGCCGTGCAGACCAAGGCCGACCCGA GTTATGGATCTTGCAAATACCCAAGTTTGACAAAGTAA
- the LOC103993484 gene encoding probable glucan endo-1,3-beta-glucosidase A6 isoform X2, protein MAVKGGSFTRLGVNYGTLGDDLPSAARSVALLQSLGAGAVKIYDANPAILRALAGTGVRVSIMVPNEIVPFLGANASLADAWVADNLAPFYPAVRVRYLLVGNEILSDASLANSTWPFLVPAMANIHRALRARSVCDVKVGTTLAMDALATSFPPSAGAFRADIAGPVMRPLLDFLSRTRSYYFVDAYPYLAWASNPSSIRLDYALFAANSSLSYIDPGSNLTYTNLLDQMFDAVVAAMRRLGFGGVPIAVAETGWPNAGDLDQFGANVHNAATYNRNLARRMAVRPAAGTPARPGAAMPVFVFSLYNEDRKPGPGTERHWGLLYPDGKQVYEVDLSGRRPLESYPPLPPPENDVPYMGKIWCVLDAEGKAAANTTAALAYACGQGTGTCDAIRPGGPCYEPNTLVTHASYAFNSYWQQFRQAGGTCFFDGLAVQTKADPSYGSCKYPSLTK, encoded by the exons ATGGCAGTCAAAGGTGGGAGCTTTACGAGGCTGGGCGTTAACTATGGCACCCTGGGTGACGACCTCCCCTCCGCCGCCCGTTCCGTTGCCCTCCTCCAGTCTCTCGGCGCCGGCGCCGTGAAGATCTACGACGCGAACCCGGCCATCCTCCGCGCCCTTGCCGGCACTGGCGTTCGCGTCTCAATCATGGTGCCCAACGAGATCGTCCCCTTCCTGGGCGCTAACGCTTCGCTCGCCGACGCTTGGGTGGCCGACAACCTCGCGCCCTTCTACCCTGCCGTCCGCGTCCGATACCTCCTCGTTGGTAACGAGATCCTTTCCGACGCCTCTCTCGCCAACTCCACCTGGCCCTTCCTCGTCCCCGCCATGGCCAACATCCACCGCGCCCTCCGCGCCCGCTCCGTCTGCGACGTGAAGGTCGGCACGACCCTCGCCATGGACGCCCTCGCGACCTCCTTCCCGCCCTCTGCTGGCGCCTTCCGCGCCGACATCGCCGGGCCTGTGATGCGCCCCCTCCTCGACTTCCTCAGCAGGACTCGCTCCTACTACTTCGTCGACGCATACCCGTACCTCGCCTGGGCCTCGAACCCGTCCTCCATCCGCCTCGACTACGCCCTCTTCGCCGCCAACTCGTCCTTGAGCTACATCGATCCGGGGAGCAACCTGACCTACACCAATCTGTTGGACCAGATGTTCGACGCGGTGGTGGCGGCGATGCGCCGGCTAGGGTTCGGAGGCGTCCCGATCGCCGTGGCGGAGACGGGTTGGCCGAACGCCGGAGACCTGGACCAGTTCGGGGCCAACGTCCACAATGCGGCCACCTACAACCGGAACCTCGCCCGGCGGATGGCGGTGCGGCCGGCGGCGGGGACGCCGGCGCGGCCGGGAGCAGCGATGCCGGTGTTCGTCTTCTCGCTGTACAACGAGGACCGGAAGCCGGGGCCAGGGACGGAGCGTCACTGGGGCCTGCTGTACCCCGACGGGAAGCAGGTGTACGAGGTGGACCTCAGCGGGCGGCGGCCGTTGGAGTCGTACCCACCGCTTCCGCCGCCGGAGAACGACGTGCCGTACATGGGGAAGATCTGGTGCGTGTTAGACGCCGAGGGAAAGGCGGCGGCGAACACGACGGCGGCGCTGGCGTACGCGTGCGGGCAGGGAACCGGCACGTGCGACGCCATCCGGCCGGGCGGCCCGTGCTACGAGCCCAACACGCTGGTGACGCACGCGAGCTACGCGTTCAACTCGTACTGGCAACAGTTTCGGCAGGCGGGCGGGACGTGCTTCTTCGACGGGCTCGCCGTGCAGACCAAGGCCGACCCGA GTTATGGATCTTGCAAATACCCAAGTTTGACAAAGTAA